Proteins encoded within one genomic window of Geotalea daltonii FRC-32:
- a CDS encoding DmsE family decaheme c-type cytochrome — MTVNRGMLCRVFIAVAVAVLSAACSQLKQTKPLLPVSDYERMIVGRFDADYVGTDNCVAKCHAHDKITDDFRHSVHGEQIKPGTGLPLVNCESCHGPGSLAIMDLPEDPELNDARKTKCDSKTFLDILNLPAQAQSLICLKCHSAASIPTLAHWNASAHALSDVSCLDCHKLHQGPQQKVKHEEMAELCYGCHPQVRIENNLYSHHPLVEKKMACADCHDVHGSTQESLLKGDTPKETCTKCHMEKQGPFVFEHGDVTENCTNCHSPHGSTNNQLLNTTMPFLCLQCHAGHMAGTTGTKQLFSNRCTDCHSQIHGSDIPSTGVTGLGTMRQ; from the coding sequence ATGACAGTCAACAGGGGAATGCTGTGCCGTGTTTTCATTGCCGTGGCTGTTGCTGTGCTGTCGGCAGCCTGTTCCCAGCTGAAGCAGACAAAACCGCTTCTGCCGGTTTCTGACTATGAAAGAATGATCGTCGGCAGGTTTGATGCGGATTATGTGGGAACCGACAATTGCGTTGCCAAATGCCATGCCCATGACAAGATAACCGACGATTTCCGGCACAGCGTCCATGGTGAGCAGATAAAACCGGGAACAGGACTGCCGCTGGTCAACTGCGAATCTTGCCATGGTCCGGGAAGCCTTGCCATAATGGACCTTCCTGAAGACCCTGAATTGAACGACGCCAGGAAAACAAAATGCGATTCCAAGACATTCCTCGATATTCTGAACCTCCCCGCCCAGGCCCAGTCACTTATCTGCCTTAAATGCCATTCCGCAGCTTCCATCCCGACCCTGGCCCACTGGAATGCCAGTGCCCACGCATTGAGTGACGTGAGTTGCCTTGATTGCCATAAGCTGCATCAGGGGCCACAGCAGAAAGTCAAGCATGAAGAGATGGCTGAGTTATGCTATGGCTGCCATCCACAGGTAAGAATTGAAAACAACTTGTATTCACATCACCCCCTGGTGGAGAAAAAGATGGCCTGTGCCGACTGTCATGATGTCCACGGGTCCACACAGGAAAGCCTCCTTAAAGGCGATACTCCAAAGGAAACATGCACGAAATGCCACATGGAGAAACAGGGTCCCTTCGTCTTCGAGCATGGCGATGTCACTGAGAATTGCACCAATTGCCATTCCCCCCACGGGTCAACCAACAACCAGCTTCTGAATACAACGATGCCATTTCTTTGCCTGCAGTGCCATGCAGGTCATATGGCCGGAACCACTGGAACAAAACAGCTCTTTTCCAATCGCTGCACGGATTGCCATTCACAGATTCATGGAAGTGATATTCCGTCAACTGGTGTAACCGGCCTGGGCACAATGCGTCAGTAA
- a CDS encoding ABC transporter ATP-binding protein — protein MFEKIKHGLTGSIFDNEMECNVNLNDTRGVDIRIDKLNKYFGEKHVLQDIDLEIKAGETFSIIGPSGTGKSVLLKHVVKLETPDSGEIYIDGNPIFNRIKNNSIRDYRYSMVFQSSALFNSLTVGENVGLWLREKRICKEVRIRQIITEKLEKVGLQDTENLRTSELSGGMKKRVAIARSLAMNPDLILYDEPTAELDPVTTDELANTILKLKETTKNTTVIVTHDLNFALYISDRIAMMHGGKIIEVGSPAQIKKSENPIVKGFIYTTTKGIRGD, from the coding sequence GTGTTTGAAAAAATAAAGCATGGCCTCACCGGTTCCATCTTTGACAATGAGATGGAATGCAATGTCAACCTTAATGATACCCGTGGTGTAGACATCAGGATCGACAAACTGAACAAGTATTTTGGTGAAAAGCATGTTCTACAGGATATCGATCTGGAGATAAAGGCCGGTGAAACTTTCAGTATAATCGGTCCGTCCGGTACCGGGAAAAGTGTTTTATTGAAACATGTGGTCAAGCTTGAAACACCGGACAGCGGTGAGATCTATATTGACGGCAATCCCATTTTCAACAGGATTAAAAACAACTCCATCAGAGACTACCGCTACAGCATGGTCTTTCAGTCTTCTGCGCTCTTTAATTCACTGACAGTTGGCGAAAACGTCGGTCTTTGGTTGCGCGAAAAGCGCATCTGCAAGGAAGTGAGGATCAGGCAGATCATAACTGAAAAACTGGAAAAGGTAGGCCTGCAGGACACGGAAAATTTGAGGACCTCCGAACTTTCGGGGGGGATGAAAAAAAGGGTTGCCATTGCCCGTTCCCTGGCCATGAACCCTGATCTGATACTTTATGACGAGCCCACTGCAGAGCTGGACCCGGTAACTACGGACGAGCTTGCCAATACTATTTTGAAACTCAAGGAAACTACTAAAAATACGACCGTTATAGTCACCCATGATTTGAATTTTGCACTCTACATTTCAGACCGTATTGCCATGATGCATGGAGGCAAGATTATCGAGGTAGGCTCTCCGGCACAGATCAAAAAGAGCGAGAATCCGATCGTAAAGGGTTTCATCTACACGACAACAAAGGGAATACGAGGGGATTAG